In a single window of the Tellurirhabdus bombi genome:
- a CDS encoding S8 family peptidase — translation MHKLSLKSAMWAAVLPSLMIACQPAENFQSTTPSDVVHYGTKNSSARTGGTQKYIVTFKSDQSLNRYLPEDNSDYETRNQRIRTLISRLIGIDIATKTEYVYSSSIKGFAAELSDYDLQVLQKFSFIESVTPDQEIMVSIPTGAATAIGAQEIPWGITRVGGPRTFTGSQKVFVLDTGIDLDHPDLNVNVALSRNFVNSRRTPDDDNGHGTHVAGTIAAKNNSIGVVGVAPGAQVVAVKVLASTGSGSYAGIISGVDYVAATGSAGDVANMSLGGPGNTPLDNAVIAAANKGIKFALAAGNEAQNTNNVSPGRVNHPNVVTVSAHDINNRFASFSNYANPPIDWCAPGVNIRSTWRSGGYFTISGTSMATPHVAGILLFGTPSSRGPVSNDPDGTADIMAALPGVAL, via the coding sequence ATGCACAAGTTATCCCTTAAAAGTGCGATGTGGGCCGCCGTTTTGCCTTCATTGATGATTGCCTGCCAGCCCGCTGAGAACTTCCAAAGTACAACTCCTAGCGATGTTGTTCACTACGGCACTAAAAACAGTTCGGCCCGGACAGGAGGCACGCAAAAGTATATTGTTACGTTCAAATCTGACCAAAGCCTAAACCGCTACCTACCAGAAGACAACAGTGATTATGAAACACGAAATCAGCGCATTCGTACCCTGATTTCCCGTTTGATCGGCATTGATATTGCCACTAAAACGGAGTACGTTTATAGCTCTTCCATCAAAGGATTTGCGGCTGAACTGAGCGATTATGACCTGCAAGTGCTGCAAAAATTCTCCTTTATCGAATCGGTAACACCCGATCAGGAAATTATGGTGAGTATACCCACTGGAGCTGCTACAGCCATAGGCGCTCAGGAAATACCTTGGGGAATTACCCGCGTTGGCGGACCACGTACGTTTACAGGCTCTCAAAAAGTATTCGTTCTTGATACAGGAATTGACCTGGATCACCCAGACCTGAACGTAAACGTTGCTCTAAGCCGTAACTTCGTCAACTCACGTCGTACCCCCGATGATGACAACGGACACGGTACGCACGTAGCGGGTACTATTGCAGCGAAAAACAATTCCATTGGTGTTGTTGGCGTTGCTCCGGGTGCACAGGTAGTTGCTGTTAAAGTATTAGCTTCGACGGGTAGTGGCTCATACGCTGGTATCATTAGTGGTGTTGATTATGTAGCCGCTACGGGGTCGGCGGGTGATGTAGCTAACATGAGCCTTGGCGGTCCTGGCAATACGCCGCTTGATAACGCTGTTATTGCTGCCGCGAACAAAGGCATCAAGTTTGCACTCGCCGCGGGCAATGAGGCTCAAAATACGAACAACGTTTCACCGGGTCGTGTCAACCATCCGAATGTTGTTACGGTTTCGGCCCATGACATTAACAACCGCTTTGCTTCGTTCTCAAACTACGCCAATCCACCCATTGACTGGTGCGCGCCAGGTGTCAATATTCGCTCAACGTGGCGCTCAGGAGGTTACTTCACGATCAGCGGTACGTCTATGGCTACGCCACACGTAGCAGGTATTCTGCTGTTCGGTACACCAAGCTCACGCGGTCCGGTTTCGAATGATCCAGACGGTACAGCAGACATTATGGCTGCCTTACCCGGTGTAGCGCTTTAA
- the lgt gene encoding prolipoprotein diacylglyceryl transferase, giving the protein MLSYIIWDINPEIFKIGSFAVRWYGLLFALGFLIGQQIMVHVFKKEGKPLSDIDALTLYMVITTVLGARVGHFLFYEPGVLLRNPLEVILPPYQGLASHGAAVGILLGLYLYARSRRSSGQTYLWVTDRIVIVVALAGCFIRLGNLMNSEIVGKVTDVPWAFVFLRNQEYSQLPRHPAQLYEALSCLVLFFFLLWFWNRYKAKTPRGSMLGIFLIWVFTLRFLYEYLKENQVEFENTMSLNMGQILSIPAILLGVYLLLMSFRKQRSIPE; this is encoded by the coding sequence ATGCTATCGTACATTATCTGGGACATAAACCCTGAAATCTTCAAAATTGGTTCGTTTGCGGTTCGCTGGTATGGCCTTTTATTCGCCCTGGGTTTTCTTATCGGTCAGCAAATTATGGTTCACGTCTTCAAGAAGGAAGGAAAACCACTTAGTGATATTGACGCCCTGACCTTATATATGGTTATCACAACGGTGCTTGGTGCGCGAGTTGGGCATTTTCTTTTTTACGAACCAGGCGTATTACTCCGGAATCCGTTGGAAGTGATTTTGCCGCCTTATCAGGGATTGGCCAGCCACGGTGCAGCGGTTGGTATTTTGTTGGGTTTATACCTATACGCTCGTTCCCGACGCAGTTCAGGCCAGACTTACCTGTGGGTAACAGACCGAATCGTGATTGTGGTAGCGCTGGCAGGTTGTTTTATTCGTTTGGGTAACTTAATGAATTCCGAAATTGTCGGTAAAGTAACCGATGTGCCCTGGGCGTTTGTTTTTCTGCGTAACCAGGAATATTCGCAGTTGCCCCGGCACCCGGCGCAACTTTATGAAGCCCTATCCTGCCTGGTCTTGTTCTTTTTTCTCTTGTGGTTCTGGAATCGCTACAAAGCAAAAACACCGCGTGGCAGCATGCTGGGTATTTTCCTGATCTGGGTTTTCACACTCCGTTTTCTCTACGAATACCTGAAAGAAAATCAGGTTGAGTTTGAAAACACGATGTCTCTGAACATGGGCCAGATCCTGAGTATTCCGGCTATCCTGCTGGGGGTTTATTTACTGCTCATGAGCTTTCGAAAGCAAAGATCAATTCCTGAATAA
- the yidD gene encoding membrane protein insertion efficiency factor YidD: MKTLLIVLVRFYQGAISPYLPNACRYTPTCSQYMIEAVQKHGAIRGGWMGLKRISRCHPWGGCGYDPVP, encoded by the coding sequence ATGAAAACCCTGCTGATTGTGCTGGTAAGATTCTACCAGGGAGCGATTTCTCCTTATCTGCCTAATGCGTGTCGCTATACGCCGACCTGCTCGCAATACATGATCGAAGCGGTTCAGAAACACGGCGCCATTCGCGGCGGCTGGATGGGCCTGAAACGCATTAGCCGGTGTCATCCCTGGGGCGGTTGCGGCTACGATCCCGTGCCCTAA